Proteins encoded in a region of the Ranitomeya imitator isolate aRanImi1 chromosome 9, aRanImi1.pri, whole genome shotgun sequence genome:
- the LOC138648697 gene encoding protein-glutamine gamma-glutamyltransferase Z-like isoform X2 produces MEYTQKDRQHFDLCIEANNRNHQTDEITVKRLIVRRGQDFKICLQKSINGVSGLKRESITFVIEPGTPKLQQYGKNKVFSLSSSKIKNDWNASVLREDKASLEIKIFPPADAIIGLHTLNLQISNVQQTRNFRLGEFIILFNAWCPDDAVFLQDQEEREEYVMNENGCIFVGNADYISNYSWNFGQFDEDIIDICLALLDESLESHKNALKDYTMRNDPVYISRVLSAMINCNDDNGVMLGRWGDNYEDGTSPTKWNGSCTILRRWYSSGFQPVKYGQCWVFAAVLCTVLRCLGIPARVVTNFESAHDSDGNLTIDEYYDITGKRISTNNRDSVWNFHVWNECWMERRDLPAGYNGWQALDATPQEASNGVFCCGPAPVKAIKEGDVHLKYDCPFIFAEVNADIIKWVVPNKMSAPERVYQDSRKIGKLISTKQVGTSRRMDITSNYKYEEGSEKERLVFKKALEMRNKPNAGSNGLHDNPPPNPSKLGVQLRIKLKESPVFGQDVQLIAFLRNLTTSFKRVNININVQAIENNGAQMNVVCEKSDSLELRPKAEHSAIYLVPYSLYKTSLTESNLLKVSAVGEVTDTKEKLLAERNITLDSPTLKIEKPENAMLLVPCRVTIKFVNPLTEELRNCELLMEGSGLVVGTIARELGSMKPGNGLTIHVDLIPYKRGKKILQVLFTSDKIKYIRENLDIEVSSPRRE; encoded by the exons ATGGAATACACGCAGAAAG ATCGCCAACATTTTGACTTGTGTATCGAAGCCAATAATAGAAATCACCAGACAGATGAAATCACCGTAAAACGTCTAATAGTCAGACGCGGACAAGACTTCAAAATCTGTTTGCAGAAGTCAATCAATGGAGTTTCGGGACTGAAGAGAGAAAGTATAACCTTTGTAATTGAACCAG gAACCCCAAAGCTCCAACAATATGGGAAGAATAAAGTCTTCAGCTTATCAAGCAGTAAAATTAAGAATGACTGGAATGCATCAGTTCTTCGTGAAGACAAAGCTTCCTTAGAAATAAAGATCTTCCCTCCAGCTGACGCCATCATTGGACTTCACACCTTAAATTTGCAAATATCTAATGTTCAACAGACCAGAAACTTTAGACTTGGAGAATTCATAATACTTTTTAATGCTTGGTGTCCAG ATGATGCGGTTTTCCTGCAAGATCAAGAAGAGAGGGAAGAGTATGTTATGAATGAGAATGGTTGTATCTTTGTTGGCAATGCAGACTATATCTCTAACTATTCCTGGAACTTTGGACAG TTTGATGAAGACATCATAGACATTTGCTTGGCATTACTAGATGAAAGTTTGGAAAGCCATAAAAATGCACTGAAGGACTATACCATGAGGAATGATCCAGTATATATCAGCAGAGTGCTTAGCGCAATG ATCAACTGCAATGATGACAATGGCGTAATGCTTGGCAGATGGGGTGACAACTATGAAGATGGGACAAGTCCTACAAAGTGGAATGGGAGCTGCACCATCTTACGTCGCTGGTACTCATCTGGTTTCCAGCCAGTGAAATACGGCCAGTGTTGGGTATTTGCAGCCGTCTTATGCACAG TGCTTCGATGTTTGGGAATCCCGGCAAGAGTAGTAACTAACTTTGAATCTGCTCATGACTCGGACGGGAACCTTACTATTGATGAATACTACGACATCACTGGAAAAAGGATTTCAACTAACAATCGGGACAGTGTTTG GAATTTTCATGTGTGGAATGAATGCTGGATGGAACGTAGAGACTTACCGGCAGGATACAACGGCTGGCAAGCGCTAGATGCAACGCCACAAGAAGCAAGCAATG GAGTATTTTGCTGTGGGCCGGCTCCTGTAAAAGCCATTAAAGAAGGAGACGTTCATCTGAAGTACGATTGTCCTTTTATATTTGCGGAGGTCAATGCTGACATTATAAAATGGGTTGTGCCAAATAAAATGTCGGCACCAGAAAGGGTTTACCAAGACAGTCGGAAAATTGGAAAGCTAATCAGCACTAAGCAGGTCGGCACAAGCCGTAGAATGGACATTACCAGCAATTACAAGTATGAAGAAG GATCAGAAAAAGAACGACTTGTATTTAAAAAAGCCTTGGAGATGAGGAATAAGCCAAATGCTGGAAGCAATGGCCTGCACGATAATCCACCTCCAAATCCTTCTAAACTCGGGGTACAGTTGAGGATCAAGTTGAAGGAGTCTCCAGTTTTTGGTCAAGATGTTCAACTCATTGCTTTCCTAAGAAATCTCACCACTTCATTTAAACGAGTTAATATTAACATCAATGTTCAGGCCATCGAGAATAACGGGGCACAAATGAATGTGGTGTGTGAAAAATCCGATTCTTTGGAGCTAAGACCCAAAGCAG AGCACTCCGCCATTTACCTGGTTCCCTATTCACTGTACAAGACGAGCCTCACTGAGAGTAATCTCCTAAAAGTCTCCGCTGTGGGAGAAGTGACGGACACAAAGGAGAAGCTGTTGGCTGAAAGAAACATCACGTTAGATTCCCCAACTCTAAAGATTGAA AAGCCAGAAAATGCAATGCTGTTGGTCCCATGCAGGGTCACAATTAAATTTGTCAATCCACTGACTGAGGAACTGAGAAACTGTGAACTGCTTATGGAAGGCAGCGGACTGGTGGTGGGAACCATAGCAAGAGA ATTGGGATCCATGAAGCCTGGAAATGGTCTTACAATCCATGTTGATTTGATTCCATACAAAAGAGGGAAGAAGATTCTACAAGTGCTTTTTACCAGTGACAAGATCAAATACATCAGAGAAAATCTGGATATTGAAGTTTCATCACCTCGAAGAGAATAA
- the LOC138648697 gene encoding protein-glutamine gamma-glutamyltransferase Z-like isoform X1, whose amino-acid sequence MRSNWSWRWSEEDCLGETEGQRDRQHFDLCIEANNRNHQTDEITVKRLIVRRGQDFKICLQKSINGVSGLKRESITFVIEPGTPKLQQYGKNKVFSLSSSKIKNDWNASVLREDKASLEIKIFPPADAIIGLHTLNLQISNVQQTRNFRLGEFIILFNAWCPDDAVFLQDQEEREEYVMNENGCIFVGNADYISNYSWNFGQFDEDIIDICLALLDESLESHKNALKDYTMRNDPVYISRVLSAMINCNDDNGVMLGRWGDNYEDGTSPTKWNGSCTILRRWYSSGFQPVKYGQCWVFAAVLCTVLRCLGIPARVVTNFESAHDSDGNLTIDEYYDITGKRISTNNRDSVWNFHVWNECWMERRDLPAGYNGWQALDATPQEASNGVFCCGPAPVKAIKEGDVHLKYDCPFIFAEVNADIIKWVVPNKMSAPERVYQDSRKIGKLISTKQVGTSRRMDITSNYKYEEGSEKERLVFKKALEMRNKPNAGSNGLHDNPPPNPSKLGVQLRIKLKESPVFGQDVQLIAFLRNLTTSFKRVNININVQAIENNGAQMNVVCEKSDSLELRPKAEHSAIYLVPYSLYKTSLTESNLLKVSAVGEVTDTKEKLLAERNITLDSPTLKIEKPENAMLLVPCRVTIKFVNPLTEELRNCELLMEGSGLVVGTIARELGSMKPGNGLTIHVDLIPYKRGKKILQVLFTSDKIKYIRENLDIEVSSPRRE is encoded by the exons ATGAGAAGTAACTGGAGCTGGAGGTGGTCAGAGGAAGACTGTTTGGGTGAAACAGAGGGGCAGAGAG ATCGCCAACATTTTGACTTGTGTATCGAAGCCAATAATAGAAATCACCAGACAGATGAAATCACCGTAAAACGTCTAATAGTCAGACGCGGACAAGACTTCAAAATCTGTTTGCAGAAGTCAATCAATGGAGTTTCGGGACTGAAGAGAGAAAGTATAACCTTTGTAATTGAACCAG gAACCCCAAAGCTCCAACAATATGGGAAGAATAAAGTCTTCAGCTTATCAAGCAGTAAAATTAAGAATGACTGGAATGCATCAGTTCTTCGTGAAGACAAAGCTTCCTTAGAAATAAAGATCTTCCCTCCAGCTGACGCCATCATTGGACTTCACACCTTAAATTTGCAAATATCTAATGTTCAACAGACCAGAAACTTTAGACTTGGAGAATTCATAATACTTTTTAATGCTTGGTGTCCAG ATGATGCGGTTTTCCTGCAAGATCAAGAAGAGAGGGAAGAGTATGTTATGAATGAGAATGGTTGTATCTTTGTTGGCAATGCAGACTATATCTCTAACTATTCCTGGAACTTTGGACAG TTTGATGAAGACATCATAGACATTTGCTTGGCATTACTAGATGAAAGTTTGGAAAGCCATAAAAATGCACTGAAGGACTATACCATGAGGAATGATCCAGTATATATCAGCAGAGTGCTTAGCGCAATG ATCAACTGCAATGATGACAATGGCGTAATGCTTGGCAGATGGGGTGACAACTATGAAGATGGGACAAGTCCTACAAAGTGGAATGGGAGCTGCACCATCTTACGTCGCTGGTACTCATCTGGTTTCCAGCCAGTGAAATACGGCCAGTGTTGGGTATTTGCAGCCGTCTTATGCACAG TGCTTCGATGTTTGGGAATCCCGGCAAGAGTAGTAACTAACTTTGAATCTGCTCATGACTCGGACGGGAACCTTACTATTGATGAATACTACGACATCACTGGAAAAAGGATTTCAACTAACAATCGGGACAGTGTTTG GAATTTTCATGTGTGGAATGAATGCTGGATGGAACGTAGAGACTTACCGGCAGGATACAACGGCTGGCAAGCGCTAGATGCAACGCCACAAGAAGCAAGCAATG GAGTATTTTGCTGTGGGCCGGCTCCTGTAAAAGCCATTAAAGAAGGAGACGTTCATCTGAAGTACGATTGTCCTTTTATATTTGCGGAGGTCAATGCTGACATTATAAAATGGGTTGTGCCAAATAAAATGTCGGCACCAGAAAGGGTTTACCAAGACAGTCGGAAAATTGGAAAGCTAATCAGCACTAAGCAGGTCGGCACAAGCCGTAGAATGGACATTACCAGCAATTACAAGTATGAAGAAG GATCAGAAAAAGAACGACTTGTATTTAAAAAAGCCTTGGAGATGAGGAATAAGCCAAATGCTGGAAGCAATGGCCTGCACGATAATCCACCTCCAAATCCTTCTAAACTCGGGGTACAGTTGAGGATCAAGTTGAAGGAGTCTCCAGTTTTTGGTCAAGATGTTCAACTCATTGCTTTCCTAAGAAATCTCACCACTTCATTTAAACGAGTTAATATTAACATCAATGTTCAGGCCATCGAGAATAACGGGGCACAAATGAATGTGGTGTGTGAAAAATCCGATTCTTTGGAGCTAAGACCCAAAGCAG AGCACTCCGCCATTTACCTGGTTCCCTATTCACTGTACAAGACGAGCCTCACTGAGAGTAATCTCCTAAAAGTCTCCGCTGTGGGAGAAGTGACGGACACAAAGGAGAAGCTGTTGGCTGAAAGAAACATCACGTTAGATTCCCCAACTCTAAAGATTGAA AAGCCAGAAAATGCAATGCTGTTGGTCCCATGCAGGGTCACAATTAAATTTGTCAATCCACTGACTGAGGAACTGAGAAACTGTGAACTGCTTATGGAAGGCAGCGGACTGGTGGTGGGAACCATAGCAAGAGA ATTGGGATCCATGAAGCCTGGAAATGGTCTTACAATCCATGTTGATTTGATTCCATACAAAAGAGGGAAGAAGATTCTACAAGTGCTTTTTACCAGTGACAAGATCAAATACATCAGAGAAAATCTGGATATTGAAGTTTCATCACCTCGAAGAGAATAA